In one Solanum lycopersicum chromosome 11, SLM_r2.1 genomic region, the following are encoded:
- the LOC101253345 gene encoding GDSL esterase/lipase At1g33811: protein MGKLLMLTFLSFFLLTTNKAWSQQQDPQVPCLFIFGDSLVDNGNNNGILTLARANYMPYGLDFPQGATGRFTNGRTFVDILAQLLGFPNYIPPYARVRGRNLLRGANYASGAAGIRDETGNNLGDHMPMKQQVGNFGRSVEELRRLFRGDNSTLNAHLSKCILYSGLGSNDYLNNYFMTDYYSTHSQYTPQQYASALLQDYSQQLSELYNLGGRKVIVTAIGQIGCIPYQLARYDGNGSRCNEEINDAIQLFNSGLKRLVIRFNKVLPGAKFVFLDSFESSKDLVLNAKTYGFEVVDKGCCGVGRNNGQITCLPLQQPCEDRSKYIFWDAFHPTEVANILLAKKSYSSKSKTFNYPINIQQLVRL from the exons ATGGGAAAATTGTTAATGTtgacatttttatcttttttcttgttGACAACTAATAAGGCTTGGTCACAACAACAAGATCCTCAAGTTCCATGTTTATTCATCTTTGGGGACTCACTTGTTGACAATGGCAACAACAATGGGATACTTACTCTTGCTAGGGCCAATTACATGCCTTATGGTCTTGACTTCCCCCAAGGAGCCACTGGTCGTTTCACTAATGGTCGTACTTTTGTTGACATTTTag CTCAACTTCTTGGCTTCCCCAATTATATTCCTCCCTATGCAAGAGTTCGTGGTCGAAATTTGTTGAGAGGAGCAAATTATGCATCAGGAGCAGCAGGAATTAGAGATGAAACGGGAAATAACTTG GGTGATCATATGCCAATGAAGCAACAAGTAGGAAACTTTGGAAGAAGTGTTGAGGAGCTGAGAAGATTATTCAGAGGAGATAACTCCACACTAAATGCACATTTGAGcaagtgtattttgtactcAGGATTAGGAAGCAATGACTATCTCAACAATTACTTCATGACTGATTATTACTCAACTCATTCACAGTATACCCCACAACAATATGCTTCTGCACTTCTTCAAGATTATTCCCAGCAATTGTCG gaattatacaatttaggagGTCGAAAAGTAATTGTAACAGCAATAGGGCAAATAGGATGCATACCTTATCAGCTAGCAAGATATGATGGGAATGGAAGCAGATGCAATGAAGAGATCAACGACGCCATTCAACTCTTTAATTCAGGACTCAAAAGGCTTGTTATTCGTTTCAATAAGGTTTTGCCTGGAGCAAAGTTTGTGTTCTTGGATTCATTTGAAAGCAGTAAAGATCTTGTTCTCAATGCAAAAACTTACG GTTTTGAAGTGGTCGATAAGGGTTGTTGTGGAGTGGGAAGGAACAATGGACAGATAACATGTCTTCCTCTTCAACAGCCATGTGAAGAtcgttcaaaatatatattttgggaTGCTTTTCATCCTACTGAAGTAGCAAATATTCTGTTGGCAAAGAAATCATACAGCTCCAAGTCAAAGACATTTAATTATCCAATAAATATACAACAATTGGTTAGGCTCTGA